In Nitrospiraceae bacterium, the following are encoded in one genomic region:
- a CDS encoding cytochrome c biogenesis protein ResB: MSSKSDAVTGPESSRPSTSGLGWDEFSREIVDFFASIKLAMFLFIVLAMTATIGTVIQQGERAETYVQEYGEDAYRWFLRLGLTDVYHTWWFTGLLGLLCVNSLTCFYKRFPSVWRSMRHDKVSVSLPFIQGLKHQSSIPVAQSKESAAELLIKLFAEKGYRVLAKSDPGEITVYATKGIMGRVGAHVAHLSATVIVLGGLIGSYYGFQEFGVCLEGQTYHIPRGNFDLKIDKFWIDYHENGSVKSYNSTLTVVDQGVPTVTKTITVNDPLVYKGIWFYQSSYGDAWDQIEVARVNIKDKATDKILKTVDLEWNKEKAIDGLPLKMKMTDFVADFAFNSTEKKVYSKTAEHTNPAIRLTVDERSSVQSTPWVFYHYPDLFEIKDSNYQFEFIGYQPKKFTGLQIARNPGVNIVWIGCTMLVVGMTLSSIIYHRRLWAKVVPGETGVTIHVGGTTHKSQIDFQKEFRKLTEKIGGVPVASRTTAPGGR; this comes from the coding sequence ATGAGCAGTAAATCGGACGCTGTGACCGGGCCAGAATCCTCCCGTCCCTCCACCTCGGGTTTGGGGTGGGACGAGTTTTCCCGTGAGATTGTGGATTTTTTCGCCTCAATCAAGCTGGCGATGTTCCTTTTTATCGTCTTGGCCATGACCGCGACGATCGGGACCGTCATTCAGCAAGGTGAGCGGGCGGAAACGTATGTTCAAGAGTATGGGGAGGATGCATATCGCTGGTTTCTTCGATTGGGATTGACGGATGTCTACCATACGTGGTGGTTTACGGGCCTGCTCGGGCTCCTGTGCGTCAATTCCCTGACCTGCTTTTATAAGCGATTCCCTTCCGTCTGGCGGTCAATGCGCCACGACAAAGTGAGTGTTTCTCTCCCCTTCATCCAAGGACTCAAGCACCAGTCGTCGATTCCCGTCGCCCAATCGAAGGAGTCGGCCGCTGAATTGCTGATCAAGCTGTTTGCCGAGAAAGGATACCGGGTCTTGGCCAAAAGCGATCCCGGCGAGATCACGGTATATGCCACCAAGGGCATCATGGGGCGAGTGGGGGCACACGTCGCCCACCTGAGTGCGACTGTGATTGTATTGGGTGGATTGATTGGGAGCTACTATGGCTTTCAGGAATTTGGTGTCTGTCTGGAAGGCCAGACCTACCATATTCCCAGGGGAAATTTTGACCTGAAGATCGACAAATTCTGGATCGACTACCATGAAAACGGCTCGGTGAAATCCTACAATAGTACCCTCACTGTCGTGGATCAGGGCGTTCCCACGGTCACCAAGACAATTACCGTGAATGATCCGCTGGTGTACAAGGGGATTTGGTTCTATCAGTCCAGCTATGGGGATGCGTGGGATCAGATCGAGGTCGCTCGCGTGAATATCAAGGACAAGGCGACCGACAAGATTCTCAAGACCGTAGACCTTGAGTGGAACAAGGAAAAGGCTATTGACGGGCTGCCACTGAAGATGAAAATGACGGACTTCGTGGCAGATTTTGCCTTTAACTCAACGGAAAAGAAGGTGTATTCCAAAACGGCCGAGCATACTAACCCGGCCATTCGCTTAACCGTGGATGAGCGAAGTTCTGTTCAATCTACTCCGTGGGTGTTTTACCACTACCCCGACCTTTTCGAGATTAAGGACTCAAACTATCAATTTGAATTCATCGGCTATCAGCCGAAGAAGTTCACCGGTCTTCAAATCGCCAGGAATCCCGGTGTCAACATTGTCTGGATCGGGTGTACGATGTTGGTGGTCGGCATGACGCTGTCCTCGATCATTTACCACCGTCGTCTGTGGGCGAAGGTCGTCCCTGGTGAGACTGGTGTGACGATCCATGTCGGTGGGACGACCCACAAAAGCCAGATCGATTTTCAGAAGGAATTTAGAAAGCTTACCGAAAAGATTGGGGGAGTCCCCGTAGCCTCAAGAACCACGGCGCCTGGCGGCCGCTAA
- a CDS encoding metal-dependent hydrolase, with protein MKMRVGGMLLAIAFWICEAVAADRGTTLTWHGHAAFEVTTPKGAIILIDPWLQNPVNPLVKDKQNPIEHIEKADYILITHGHFDHVGDAVAIAKKTGAKLVANFELASTLAKLHGYPKEQIGFPTFMNPGGEIRIAAGEVLVAMTPAFHSSGLGNPFAKEQESDFVYGGNPAGFVLKIQHGPTLYHSGDTAYFKDMEVIGEQYGPDIALLNIGGHFGMEANMAAKAAASVKAKYAIPHHFGTFPVLTQDADGFGDAVRSLGIGFLPMQPGDTLVFDGEQPRVPQ; from the coding sequence ATGAAGATGCGGGTTGGAGGCATGCTGCTGGCGATAGCATTCTGGATTTGCGAGGCCGTAGCTGCCGATCGCGGCACGACCCTGACGTGGCACGGACATGCCGCGTTTGAGGTGACCACGCCCAAGGGGGCGATCATTCTGATCGATCCTTGGCTGCAGAACCCGGTCAATCCACTGGTGAAGGACAAACAGAATCCGATCGAGCACATTGAGAAGGCCGATTACATTCTGATCACCCACGGGCATTTCGACCATGTCGGCGATGCCGTGGCAATTGCGAAGAAAACTGGGGCAAAACTCGTGGCCAATTTCGAGTTGGCCTCGACTCTGGCCAAGCTGCACGGATACCCTAAGGAGCAGATCGGATTCCCCACCTTCATGAATCCGGGTGGAGAGATCCGCATCGCTGCTGGAGAAGTTCTTGTTGCGATGACGCCGGCCTTCCACTCCAGTGGGCTAGGCAATCCCTTCGCCAAGGAGCAAGAGTCGGATTTTGTATACGGCGGCAATCCTGCGGGATTTGTGTTGAAGATCCAGCATGGCCCGACCCTCTACCATTCCGGGGATACAGCCTATTTCAAAGACATGGAAGTGATCGGCGAGCAGTATGGGCCCGACATTGCTCTGCTGAATATCGGGGGGCACTTTGGCATGGAAGCGAATATGGCAGCTAAGGCGGCGGCCAGCGTCAAAGCCAAGTATGCGATTCCGCACCATTTCGGCACCTTTCCGGTGCTCACACAGGATGCCGACGGCTTCGGCGATGCAGTGAGGAGTCTGGGGATTGGATTCTTACCGATGCAGCCTGGTGACACTTTGGTGTTCGATGGGGAACAGCCTCGTGTGCCGCAATGA
- a CDS encoding B12-binding domain-containing radical SAM protein encodes MLVFLIHVRDPQFYALPAKTRAKNGRIRVMGFPPIGIMSLSAVLKQAGHECVMFDQANPETPNDFIIEQIKKRKPALVGLSFLSTTSYPYAKILARQIRAADAQVKLAFGGVFASLNAGLVKLQCPEVDFVCRGDGEQLLLDLLKNMDDPSGVGGVTWAQDGRVVNNPNRPVERHLDQWAFPDRESLELDFVESMPLDVPAVLSMERFTTMQTSRGCPWPCVFCDIPIFNEGKWRARSADHVVAELKHLEANGYGSVYFVDDHFLLQPKRIEAICKGIIEAKLSIQWGIEGRVDSVAQHLFPIMAQAHCRTVMFGIESGSQKILDRLQKEQTLEEVETAAKNAKKAGIEIVHGFFTVGNPDETVEDMEKTFDFASRLPLDTFGFNRLCVYRGTPLWQEYVKRGLVSDAKDWYKYFKCSEIDPTCLPGEVINRVRQEGLKKLFLYKLTRYPIQTFKLLRRFLRYMPFRDVAYLIMKPFLGQKKGATKAEVLSRAVEHAEMKDAAAQLTQLSDELLHNVMEESRAERLRIQKEAETTRELPVLPSR; translated from the coding sequence ATGCTAGTGTTTCTCATACACGTTCGCGATCCCCAGTTTTACGCCTTGCCTGCCAAGACTCGGGCCAAGAACGGCCGTATTCGAGTCATGGGATTTCCGCCGATCGGCATCATGTCACTGTCCGCCGTGCTCAAGCAGGCGGGCCATGAGTGTGTGATGTTCGATCAAGCCAACCCGGAAACTCCCAACGACTTCATCATCGAACAGATCAAAAAGCGGAAGCCGGCCCTTGTCGGCCTGAGTTTCCTAAGTACGACGAGCTATCCCTACGCCAAGATCTTAGCCAGGCAGATTCGAGCCGCGGATGCGCAGGTCAAGTTGGCATTTGGGGGCGTGTTTGCCAGCCTGAATGCGGGTTTGGTCAAGCTGCAGTGTCCTGAAGTAGATTTCGTTTGTCGTGGCGATGGCGAGCAGCTTCTGTTGGACCTGCTCAAGAACATGGACGATCCCAGTGGTGTCGGAGGGGTGACTTGGGCACAGGATGGCCGAGTGGTGAACAATCCCAATCGTCCTGTGGAGCGCCACCTCGATCAGTGGGCATTTCCCGATCGGGAAAGTCTCGAATTGGATTTCGTGGAATCGATGCCGCTGGATGTGCCGGCGGTTCTTTCCATGGAACGGTTCACCACCATGCAGACTTCAAGGGGTTGTCCCTGGCCCTGTGTGTTCTGTGATATCCCGATTTTTAATGAAGGGAAGTGGCGAGCCAGAAGTGCCGATCACGTGGTGGCGGAGCTCAAGCATCTTGAGGCCAACGGCTACGGGTCGGTCTATTTCGTCGACGACCATTTCCTGCTTCAACCGAAGCGCATCGAAGCGATCTGCAAAGGCATCATTGAGGCAAAGCTCTCGATTCAGTGGGGAATCGAAGGACGGGTGGACTCGGTCGCGCAACACTTGTTCCCCATTATGGCGCAGGCGCACTGTCGGACGGTGATGTTTGGAATCGAAAGCGGGAGTCAGAAGATTCTGGACCGACTGCAAAAAGAGCAAACGCTGGAGGAAGTCGAGACCGCCGCCAAAAATGCGAAGAAGGCGGGGATCGAAATCGTCCACGGTTTCTTCACGGTTGGAAATCCTGATGAAACCGTCGAGGATATGGAGAAGACGTTCGATTTTGCCTCACGACTACCGTTGGATACGTTCGGCTTCAATCGGCTCTGTGTCTACCGGGGCACGCCTTTGTGGCAGGAATATGTCAAGCGTGGCTTGGTGAGTGACGCCAAGGATTGGTACAAGTACTTCAAATGTTCCGAGATCGATCCTACGTGCCTTCCTGGAGAAGTGATCAATCGAGTCCGCCAGGAAGGGTTGAAGAAGCTGTTTCTCTACAAGTTGACCCGGTATCCCATTCAAACCTTCAAATTGCTCCGCCGGTTCCTCCGTTACATGCCGTTCCGGGATGTCGCCTATCTCATTATGAAGCCCTTTCTCGGACAAAAGAAGGGTGCGACCAAAGCAGAGGTCCTCTCTCGTGCGGTTGAGCACGCGGAAATGAAAGATGCTGCAGCTCAGCTCACCCAATTGAGCGACGAACTGCTGCATAATGTGATGGAAGAGTCGAGAGCGGAGCGGCTGCGCATTCAAAAAGAAGCTGAGACTACCCGCGAGTTGCCCGTGCTGCCCTCCCGTTAA
- the metK gene encoding methionine adenosyltransferase: MRHNYLFTSESVTEGHPDKIADQISDGILDAILAKDKFSRVACETILTTGIAFVAGEISTKAYVEIPDIIRDVIRDVGYTDASWGFDCNTCSVLTSIHQQSGDIAMGVDSGGAGDQGLMFGYATNETSELMPMPIVLAHRLTKRLAEVRKKKILPWVRPDGKSQVTIEYKDGKPFRVDTIVVSTQHSPEVTNKQIERGIMEQVIRPSMPKGLYDPASVKHHINPTGRFVVGGPMGDTGLTGRKIIVDTYGGHGSHGGGAFSGKDPTKVDRSASYMARYIAKNIVAAGLADKCEVQLAYAIGVADPVSVLVDTKGTEKVAPESLDKLVRKHFPMTPRGIIDHLKLRRPIFRKTAAYGHFGRNEAEFTWEKTDKAKVLRKDAGI; the protein is encoded by the coding sequence ATGAGACACAACTACCTGTTTACGTCTGAATCTGTCACCGAAGGGCATCCCGATAAAATCGCTGACCAGATTTCAGACGGAATCCTCGACGCCATTCTTGCCAAGGACAAGTTCTCCCGCGTCGCCTGTGAAACCATACTGACAACCGGCATCGCCTTCGTCGCCGGAGAAATCTCCACAAAAGCCTACGTTGAAATCCCTGATATCATTCGCGATGTGATCCGTGATGTCGGATACACCGATGCATCATGGGGATTTGATTGTAACACCTGCTCGGTCCTGACCTCGATCCACCAACAGTCCGGCGATATTGCCATGGGCGTGGACTCGGGCGGAGCCGGAGACCAGGGCTTGATGTTCGGCTACGCCACAAATGAAACCAGCGAACTGATGCCCATGCCGATCGTGCTGGCTCACCGGCTGACCAAACGCCTGGCAGAGGTCCGCAAGAAGAAGATCCTCCCCTGGGTCCGTCCGGACGGAAAGTCGCAAGTCACCATCGAGTACAAGGATGGGAAGCCATTCCGCGTAGACACGATCGTTGTTTCGACACAGCACAGCCCTGAGGTTACCAATAAGCAGATTGAGCGGGGCATCATGGAACAGGTGATTCGGCCATCCATGCCGAAGGGACTCTACGATCCCGCCAGTGTAAAGCACCACATCAACCCGACCGGCCGGTTCGTAGTCGGAGGGCCGATGGGCGATACGGGTCTGACGGGAAGAAAGATTATCGTGGACACCTACGGCGGTCATGGCAGCCACGGGGGTGGCGCATTTTCCGGAAAGGATCCAACAAAGGTCGACCGCTCGGCATCCTACATGGCCCGATATATTGCCAAGAACATCGTCGCCGCAGGGCTTGCGGACAAGTGTGAGGTTCAGTTGGCCTATGCCATCGGCGTAGCGGATCCCGTCTCCGTCTTAGTCGATACGAAAGGCACCGAGAAAGTCGCCCCGGAAAGCTTAGACAAATTGGTCCGAAAGCACTTCCCGATGACCCCGCGAGGAATTATCGACCACCTCAAGTTGCGCCGGCCGATTTTCCGAAAGACCGCCGCGTACGGTCATTTCGGCCGCAATGAGGCAGAATTCACGTGGGAGAAGACGGACAAGGCCAAGGTCTTGCGCAAAGACGCGGGCATCTGA
- a CDS encoding sulfite exporter TauE/SafE family protein produces MTDAMPSISLVAAFSAGLLSFVSPCVLPLVPSYISYITGLSVEQLTDVSERSRFRKAIILNSLLFIAGFSTVFVAFGASASLLGQALITYQDHLRRIGGIVVVVFGLYLLGILNLNFLKMEHRYQFRNRPAGFLGSFLIGIAFAAGWTPCVGPVLGTILLYASTTESLLSGVVLLTAYSLGLALPLFLTALGVDRFLSYFKEVRAYLWGVSTVSGVLLIVVGVMIYANSLTTITSFLERYGIGWYLGQ; encoded by the coding sequence ATGACCGATGCCATGCCTTCGATATCATTGGTCGCCGCCTTCTCGGCCGGACTGCTTTCGTTTGTGTCTCCCTGCGTACTGCCGCTGGTGCCCTCCTATATTTCCTACATTACGGGTTTGTCGGTCGAACAGTTGACCGATGTCTCCGAACGCAGTCGGTTCCGGAAGGCCATCATCCTAAACTCGTTGTTATTCATTGCCGGGTTCTCCACCGTGTTCGTGGCATTCGGCGCGTCGGCGAGCTTGCTGGGACAAGCACTGATTACGTACCAGGATCACCTCCGTCGAATTGGCGGCATAGTCGTTGTAGTCTTCGGCCTCTATCTGCTCGGGATCCTGAACCTGAATTTTCTCAAGATGGAACATCGGTATCAGTTCAGGAATCGACCAGCCGGGTTCTTGGGGTCTTTCTTGATCGGGATCGCGTTCGCTGCAGGGTGGACGCCTTGTGTGGGGCCGGTGTTGGGCACCATTCTTCTCTATGCCAGCACGACAGAGTCTCTCCTGAGCGGAGTGGTGTTGTTGACGGCGTATTCGCTTGGATTGGCGCTGCCATTGTTTCTCACAGCGCTCGGTGTGGACCGATTCCTCAGCTACTTCAAGGAAGTGAGGGCCTATTTGTGGGGGGTTTCGACGGTGAGCGGCGTGTTGTTGATCGTGGTGGGTGTCATGATCTACGCCAACTCCCTGACAACCATCACCAGTTTCCTCGAACGGTACGGCATCGGATGGTACCTGGGGCAATAA
- the ccsB gene encoding c-type cytochrome biogenesis protein CcsB produces the protein MMRSLFLFDMTFWLYLAALGLYIAYLFARRPTMELAPAGLPIDSPEERDGAWATQLGQVATLVTVFGWMLNTMALTTRAFERMQHSGTFAPWSNQFEAMAYVSWAIILGYVLLEFRYKIKAIGAFVVGIGFIAMGAASLLPYRYQTAEPLVPALNSYWIYIHVSVTLTSYAAFAMAGGLGVMYLFKERAITRDSKSRVYEAFPDLETIDELGYKAIMIGFPLLAFGIILGAMWANYAWGGYWSWDPKETWSLIVWLIYGAYIHARMTRGWEGHRAAIYAIFGFLMVIFCFWGVNFLLSGLHAYA, from the coding sequence ATGATGCGCTCGCTGTTTTTGTTCGACATGACCTTCTGGCTCTACCTGGCCGCGCTCGGCCTCTATATCGCCTACTTGTTCGCTCGGCGTCCGACGATGGAGTTGGCTCCTGCTGGGCTTCCGATCGACAGCCCGGAGGAGCGGGACGGTGCCTGGGCCACCCAGCTCGGGCAGGTGGCGACGCTGGTCACAGTGTTCGGTTGGATGCTGAATACCATGGCATTGACGACCCGTGCATTCGAGCGAATGCAGCATTCTGGAACTTTTGCACCGTGGTCGAATCAATTCGAAGCGATGGCCTACGTTTCCTGGGCCATCATCCTCGGGTATGTCCTGTTGGAGTTTCGTTATAAGATCAAGGCCATCGGCGCGTTCGTCGTGGGGATTGGCTTTATCGCAATGGGGGCAGCCTCATTGCTACCATACCGGTATCAGACGGCCGAACCGCTGGTTCCGGCGCTGAACAGCTACTGGATCTATATCCACGTGTCTGTGACGCTCACGAGCTATGCGGCCTTTGCCATGGCAGGGGGGTTGGGTGTGATGTATCTCTTCAAAGAGCGTGCGATCACCCGAGACAGCAAGTCCCGCGTGTATGAAGCCTTCCCGGACCTCGAAACGATCGATGAACTTGGGTATAAGGCCATCATGATCGGGTTTCCCTTGCTCGCGTTTGGAATCATCCTCGGAGCCATGTGGGCCAACTATGCATGGGGTGGGTACTGGAGTTGGGATCCGAAAGAAACCTGGTCGCTCATCGTCTGGTTGATTTACGGCGCCTATATTCATGCTCGGATGACGCGGGGATGGGAAGGGCATCGGGCTGCTATTTATGCGATCTTCGGCTTCCTGATGGTGATCTTTTGCTTCTGGGGAGTGAATTTTCTGCTATCAGGGCTCCACGCCTACGCCTAA
- the ahcY gene encoding adenosylhomocysteinase produces the protein MDYDVKDIELADQGKLKIEWAEATMPVLRLIRKRFEREQPLKGIRVTACLHVTTETANLMKTLKAGGADVRLCASNPLSTQDDVAAALVRHNGIPTFAIKGEDNKTYYRHIESAIGHKPHLSMDDGADVVSHLHSKRKDLLKNVIGGTEETTTGVIRLRSMAEKKVLKFPVISVNDADTKHMFDNRYGTGQSTLDGIVRATNRLVCGSTVVVVGYGWCGRGIAMRAKGMGADVVVTEVDPMKGLEAVMDGYRVMPMEQAAAIGDFFVTVTGNIHVIRGEHFAAMKDGAIVCNSGHFNVELDIPALEKLSKKKLAVRTGVDQYTLKNGRRVSLLGEGRLVNLATAEGHPSSVMDMSFANQALGAEFIVKNYKKLEKKVYPVPADIDKEIARLKLAGMGMSIDKLTKEQVKYLASWEMGT, from the coding sequence GTGGATTACGATGTGAAGGATATCGAGTTAGCGGATCAGGGGAAGCTGAAGATCGAGTGGGCAGAAGCCACGATGCCAGTACTTCGGCTTATCCGTAAGCGCTTCGAGCGTGAGCAACCGCTCAAAGGCATACGCGTCACCGCCTGCCTCCACGTGACGACAGAAACCGCCAACCTCATGAAGACGCTCAAGGCCGGCGGCGCTGACGTGCGCCTCTGCGCTTCGAACCCACTGAGTACCCAGGATGACGTCGCCGCGGCACTTGTCCGCCACAACGGCATTCCGACGTTTGCCATCAAGGGTGAAGACAACAAGACTTACTATCGTCATATCGAATCCGCAATCGGCCACAAGCCGCATCTGTCGATGGATGACGGTGCCGACGTCGTCTCACACCTCCACTCCAAGCGCAAGGACCTCCTCAAGAACGTGATCGGCGGCACGGAGGAAACCACCACCGGCGTGATCCGGCTCCGCAGCATGGCCGAGAAGAAAGTCCTCAAGTTCCCCGTCATCTCCGTCAATGATGCCGATACCAAACACATGTTCGACAATCGCTATGGGACTGGTCAGAGCACCTTAGACGGTATCGTACGCGCTACGAATCGCCTGGTCTGTGGCTCCACAGTCGTGGTAGTCGGCTATGGCTGGTGCGGTCGCGGAATCGCGATGCGTGCGAAGGGGATGGGAGCTGACGTCGTGGTTACAGAAGTGGACCCCATGAAGGGCTTGGAAGCGGTTATGGACGGATATCGCGTCATGCCTATGGAGCAGGCTGCCGCGATCGGCGACTTCTTCGTCACCGTCACCGGGAACATTCACGTGATCCGCGGCGAGCACTTTGCGGCGATGAAAGACGGCGCCATCGTCTGCAATAGCGGCCATTTCAACGTGGAGTTGGACATCCCGGCACTGGAAAAGCTCAGCAAGAAAAAGCTCGCGGTGCGGACCGGTGTGGACCAGTACACCCTGAAGAACGGACGCCGAGTGAGCCTGCTCGGGGAAGGACGGTTGGTGAACCTAGCCACCGCTGAGGGCCATCCTTCCAGCGTCATGGACATGAGTTTTGCGAATCAGGCACTGGGAGCGGAATTTATCGTCAAGAATTACAAAAAACTCGAGAAGAAAGTGTACCCTGTCCCTGCCGACATCGACAAGGAAATCGCCCGTCTCAAACTGGCGGGCATGGGGATGTCGATCGATAAGCTGACCAAAGAACAGGTGAAGTACCTGGCGTCTTGGGAAATGGGAACCTAG
- the sucD gene encoding succinate--CoA ligase subunit alpha: protein MSILVNKNTRVVVQGITGKEGSFHATQCKAYGTRVVAGVTPGKAGQEVEGIPVFNTVRDAVKKTECDTSLIFVPPPFCADAILEAADAGVKLVICITEGIPVNDMVKVKRALRGRDVRLVGPNCPGVITVDEAKIGIMPGFIHKKGVVGVVSRSGTLTYEAVHQLSTLGLGETTCVGIGGDPVNGTGFVDVLPLFEKDPETQAIVMIGEIGGDAEEKAAEFIKKQVKKPVVSFIAGITAPPGRRMGHAGAIISGGKGTASEKMKALEAAGVRVVKNPAEIGHAVKTALGR, encoded by the coding sequence GAGCATTTTGGTCAATAAAAATACGCGAGTGGTTGTGCAAGGGATCACGGGAAAGGAAGGTTCCTTCCACGCGACCCAATGCAAAGCGTATGGAACACGGGTAGTTGCCGGCGTGACGCCGGGCAAGGCTGGTCAAGAGGTCGAGGGGATTCCGGTCTTCAATACCGTGCGCGACGCCGTGAAAAAGACGGAATGTGACACCTCACTGATCTTTGTGCCGCCTCCGTTCTGTGCGGACGCAATTTTGGAAGCTGCCGATGCCGGTGTCAAGCTCGTCATCTGCATCACTGAAGGCATTCCCGTCAATGATATGGTCAAGGTAAAGCGGGCGTTGCGAGGACGGGATGTCAGGCTCGTTGGCCCCAACTGTCCCGGTGTCATTACGGTCGATGAAGCCAAGATTGGAATTATGCCAGGTTTCATCCACAAGAAGGGAGTCGTCGGTGTCGTGTCCCGCAGTGGCACCCTCACGTATGAAGCCGTGCATCAGCTGTCGACGCTCGGGCTTGGAGAGACTACGTGCGTTGGCATCGGCGGCGATCCGGTCAATGGTACCGGTTTTGTGGATGTGTTGCCGCTGTTTGAGAAGGATCCTGAGACGCAAGCTATCGTCATGATCGGCGAGATTGGCGGCGATGCGGAAGAAAAGGCAGCCGAGTTCATCAAGAAGCAAGTGAAGAAACCCGTGGTCAGCTTCATTGCGGGAATCACGGCACCTCCCGGTCGTCGGATGGGCCATGCAGGGGCCATCATCTCGGGTGGAAAGGGAACTGCCTCTGAGAAGATGAAGGCGCTTGAAGCTGCTGGCGTTCGCGTTGTGAAGAATCCTGCAGAAATCGGTCATGCCGTGAAGACGGCTTTGGGACGATAG
- a CDS encoding TlpA family protein disulfide reductase, with amino-acid sequence MGSGALPVAESVPQIDEEAPNFLLKDSEGFNVTLDQFRGKVVLLNFWATWCGPCKIEMPAMERLYRSFSRKEFEILAVSTDAQGAAVTRPFQQEVGFTFPILHDSDFRIGLRYGARQLPMTFLIDKKGIIRKRIPGARDWSAPEGRRLVESLLRETAS; translated from the coding sequence ATGGGATCGGGAGCCCTGCCGGTAGCGGAGTCCGTTCCACAGATCGACGAAGAGGCGCCGAATTTCTTGTTGAAGGATTCGGAAGGCTTTAACGTGACCCTGGATCAGTTCCGGGGAAAAGTCGTTCTGTTGAATTTTTGGGCGACCTGGTGCGGGCCCTGCAAAATCGAGATGCCGGCCATGGAACGCCTATATCGTTCCTTCAGCCGAAAAGAGTTTGAGATTCTTGCGGTGTCAACCGATGCGCAAGGCGCAGCCGTCACGCGACCGTTTCAACAGGAAGTCGGCTTCACGTTTCCGATCCTGCATGATTCCGACTTTCGCATCGGTCTTCGCTACGGGGCCCGCCAACTCCCCATGACGTTCCTCATCGACAAGAAGGGGATCATCCGCAAACGCATTCCCGGTGCCCGTGACTGGAGTGCCCCCGAGGGGCGTCGGCTTGTCGAGTCGTTACTGCGAGAGACCGCGTCATGA
- a CDS encoding TlpA family protein disulfide reductase gives MTEQTSNATTAGHGPSGSSKVVVLLIAVVILATMFLVVWFQSSKYEPLVVGKEAPDFLLTDLNDKPYRLSDFRGKVVFLNFWATWCKPCKEEMPSMEILYKNFEKDGLVILAVSIDRVTTTKDISPFVKALNLSFPVLVDSWGKTDKPYKRMGVPETFLVDQQGIVREIIIGPRDWTRLDSLKVLTQLLKPGEKAAGLTPPSVQPGS, from the coding sequence ATGACGGAGCAGACTTCGAACGCGACAACGGCCGGCCACGGGCCAAGCGGCTCGTCCAAAGTCGTGGTTCTTCTGATAGCGGTGGTAATTTTGGCCACGATGTTTTTGGTCGTCTGGTTCCAAAGTTCGAAATACGAACCATTGGTCGTAGGGAAGGAAGCGCCGGATTTTCTTCTGACGGATCTCAATGACAAGCCCTATCGGCTCAGCGATTTCCGCGGTAAGGTAGTCTTCCTCAATTTTTGGGCGACTTGGTGCAAGCCCTGCAAAGAGGAGATGCCGTCGATGGAAATTCTCTACAAGAATTTCGAGAAGGACGGGCTGGTCATTCTGGCGGTGAGCATCGATCGGGTGACGACCACCAAAGACATTTCCCCTTTTGTGAAGGCGCTCAACCTTTCGTTCCCGGTCCTGGTAGATTCCTGGGGTAAGACGGACAAGCCTTACAAGCGAATGGGAGTTCCTGAAACCTTCCTGGTGGACCAACAGGGGATTGTCAGGGAGATCATCATCGGTCCGCGGGATTGGACGCGACTCGACAGTCTGAAGGTCCTGACCCAATTGCTCAAGCCAGGAGAAAAGGCCGCAGGGCTCACGCCTCCCTCCGTTCAACCAGGCTCGTAG